From Lonchura striata isolate bLonStr1 chromosome 23, bLonStr1.mat, whole genome shotgun sequence:
CGGTGCTCGTGAAGCGGGCGCTGCAGGCAAGGAGCAGTCCGCCAGCGGCGAGGAAGGCTCCAGCAAACCACCCCAGGAAGGTGGCCTCCCCAAACTCCCACCTGGGGACGATGTCAGGGACAGTCTCATCCCAGAAGTCGAGGACGGTGTTGTAGGCAACCCAGGAGACTGGCACCAGAGTGGTGATCCCTGCCATGCCAAGCATCGCTCCCCCGCCAAGCAGGAGCTGCCGCTTTCGCCCAGGTTTGTCCTCGCAGGTTCTCCAGccctccagccccagggcagcaaggaggcagcccagcagccccagcccgtTGGAGAGGCACATCAGGAGGCGAGAGATGCGCAGCTCGGGGGGCAGCGCCAGGAAGGAGCCGTGGGCTTGGCATTCAACCACCCCCTCCTCCTGGGTGATGCAGACCTGCCAGAGCCCCATGTTCCAGACCTCCAGCTCGTTCAGGTCCAGGTTGAGGTTCTTCCAGAGTGGCACGAAGGTGGTGACGCAGGAGCTGATCCATCCGAGGAgagccagcagcatcccccCGCCCTGCGCCCTTGCCCACCAGCCCCCGGCCATGCTGTGGCGAGCCTCGGGCGCGGATCAGCCGCCctgcgcggcggccgcgggcatTAACGCTTGTGCGGCAGCGtccgcccggccgccgcccgcgTCTCCGCCCGGGGGGGCGAATTCAAGCCTGCTCCTCCAACGCCGGGGTGTGGCCACGGTCGTTTTTCAGCTCTTGTTGGTTTTTCCACGCTAAAAGGAGAGCCCGGCTCAGCAGGAAAAGCCGTGCATCCCCGCGGTAACTCCGGGCTGGGTCCCGCCGCTGCCTCGCCGTGCCCAGGAGGGTTAAGCCGAAGCATGCAAATCCTCCGAGCCTTGGCCACCCCGGAGAGAGCCTTGGCAGGGAAAGCGATTCTCGGCAGCAGCAGTTCCAGCCTCGGTGGGACACGGCTGGCGCCGCAGCACAAgatgcaggcagcagagagccGGCATCAGGCTCAGGAGTCCGTGTTTCTGTTGGAGGCCTTGATCCTCATTCGGTCATTAATTAAATATGCCAAGGAGCTTTGAGGGCTGCGTTGAGAATGGGGATATTCAAGGGAGGAAGCAGGTTTCAGATGGGCCCTTCTCACAGGTGGGCATTGATCCCCCTGTCCTGCACCCAGCACTTCACCAGCAGATGCGGCTCATGGTGCTTGTGTGTGAGGAAACCCTTGTCCTGATAGGAGATATGCTGGTGCAAACACAAAGCTGGTGAAAGCCCATGTACATCAGCttggtccagtggaaggtgttcctgtgGCCCGGGGTTGGAGCTGGACTGATCTTTAAGAccctccccaaacccaaaccgTTCTGGGATTCTACGAAAAGGATGAAAAGAAGCATcaggaaaaccccaaatttgtGTTGGCACTCGGCTCCCATCCTCCCCCACGTGCATTGCCTCCGCGGGGTCCAGCTTGC
This genomic window contains:
- the CLDN25 gene encoding claudin-25, with translation MAGGWWARAQGGGMLLALLGWISSCVTTFVPLWKNLNLDLNELEVWNMGLWQVCITQEEGVVECQAHGSFLALPPELRISRLLMCLSNGLGLLGCLLAALGLEGWRTCEDKPGRKRQLLLGGGAMLGMAGITTLVPVSWVAYNTVLDFWDETVPDIVPRWEFGEATFLGWFAGAFLAAGGLLLACSARFTSTATPLAPTCRQAPAARGLAGGHHLHPKNADLVI